The Syntrophorhabdus sp. genome segment TCAAGGACTCTCTCAGACCCACGATCAGTGAGATGGCGGGAGTGAAGTTTGTCTGGTTCTTTTTCAGGTTGTCCCGTTCCTTCGCCCAGTTAAAGTAGAACCTCGGCATCCGGGAGGTCTTGTTGAACTCCCAGGCCTTGTCGCTGACCCCGGCGAAGGCCAGTCCAGGCGGGAGCATAAGGGCCTTCTGGGAACCGCCGATCAGGACGTCGATACCCCACTCATCCATGGGCAGGGGGAAAACCCCCACACCGGTTATCCCGTCGACGACCATGAGCGTGCCCGGGCACTTCCTGACGATCGCGGCAACCTCCCTGACGGGAAACATGGTCCCCGTGGATGTCTCCGTGGCCTGCATGTAGACCGCCTTCGCATCGGGGTTCTCCTTGAGGGCCTTTTCCACTGCTCCCGGCTCGAGGACGTCCCCCCAGGGGAGATCGATGTTCACGCATTCCACGCCGTAAGCGCCGCAGATCTCCGTCCAGCGTTCCCCAAACTTGCCGCTGCGGACCACAACGGCCTTGTCTCCCGGCGAAAGCATATTCGTCACGGCGCCTTCCATCGCACCCGTACCCGATGAACAGAAGATGAGCACCTCGTTCCTGGTGCCGAAGAGGTGCCTCAGGTTCTCCCTGACCTCATCCACCACCACTTCGAACATGGGGTTTCGGTGGTGGACCATCGGCTCCGCCATCTTCAGGAGCACCTCCGGGGGGATCTGCGTCGGGCCCGGAGCGAGCAAGTACCGTTTAAGCATCATCAATCTCCTTAATTTTAATGCTAGTTTCTAACAAATTCGTCTCGAAACCGTCAAGCAAAATGATATTACAAAAGGTCGACCGTTTATGCTATATTTCACCTATACGATCCGTCCCGCCGTCACGGGGAACAACAGGAGGTAACGATGACCCAGGGTCCGTACAGCGATACAGTGATGGACCATTTCGAGCATCCCAGGAACATGGGCGAGATAGAGAGGGCCGACGGCATGGCGCAGGTGGGCAACCCCACATGCGGTGACGTGACGAAGATCTTTCTCAAGATAGAGAACGACCGCATTGTCGATGTCAAGTTCAAGACCTTCGGCTGCGCGGCCGCGATCGCGTCGAGCAGCATGACGACGGAGCTCATCAAGGGAAAGACGATCGATGAGGCGCTCGCGATCACGAACGAGATCGTCGCGCGGGAGCTTGGCGGGCTTCCCGAGGCCAAGCTGCACTGTTCGGTCATGGCGGAAGAGGCCCTCAGGGCCGCCATCGAAGACTACAGAAAGAAACAGGGGAAACAGGGCGATCCATGACGGAATTCCATGTCAGAACATCGAAGAGGATCGAGGCCCTGAACATAACCGACCAGGTCGTGAACGCGGCCAGGGGAAAAACCGGAAGGGTCCTTCACGTCTATACTCCCCACACAACGTGCGCCGTTACGATAAATGAGGATGCCGATCCCGATGTCATGCGCGACGTTATCGAGGCACTGGACAGGATGGCACCCGCCGCGCATCCCTACCGGCACAGGGAAGGAAACTCCGATGCCCACATCAAGGCCGTTCTCGTTGGGGCATCGGTGAGCATTCCGCTTTCCGGGGAGATGCCCGCCCTGGGGACGTGGCAGGGGATCTTTCTCATGGAATTCGATGGACCGCGGGAGCGGAGGGTCCAGGTCACGGTGGCTTGAGAAGGCACGGCGATCGCCGGAAGAACGATAGATGGAGAAAACAATGACAAGACTGAGAACGATGTGCGCGATAACACTGTGTCTCGTCCTCTTCGGGGCCCTGGCAACGGGGGCCTTCGCGAAGAATGAAAAGGTCTCGACACCCAAGGAGTACGGGGCATACATCAAGACAAGCAAAGGGCTCGTCAGGCTCTTGCCCAACATCGTCTTCGATGAGAATGGGGTCATTTTCGTGGAGTCCAACAATCCCGCCCATTTCTTCCTCAAGGATTTCCAGTATTTCGTCCTCTATGGCAAGTACGAGATGAGCGTGCTCACCGTGAACCCCATGGGGTTCTATCAACCGTCGGCGCTCGGCAAACCGCGTTTCGCCTTCGGCAAGGACATCGAGATCGACGTCAGGCCCCAGGGCAAGGACATGTACATCATCAAACCGAAGGGACTGCTCGGCAGGGGATACTACAGCATCTGGATCAACGATACGGCATGGGATTTCATGCTGGATTAAAACCGGCTTGAATGGCTTGAACCGCCTGAGCCGCTTGACAGCCTGTTGACAAGGTCATTTCTGAAGGTGGTTCGTGCTCGTTCGTCATTCCGGCGAAGGCCGGAATGACGTCGAAAATGAGTTCAGCTGTTGAGCGTTTAGAGACAAAAAAAGACCCCTGTGGTGCTCGGTCACACAGGGGTCATTCTTTTTCCAGCGTTCAAGCGGCTTAAGCCATTCAAGCGGTTCAAGCCGGTTTTTTTGGAGGCGGCATCCGGATTTGAACCGGAGAATAACGGTTTTGCAGACCGTCGCCTTACCACTTGGCTATGCCGCCATTGAACTCAAGGACCAGGCGAGCCGCGTCGGCAACTCGTGAGGCGTATGCGGTTTTTTGGAGCGGGCGTCTTCACCCGCTTCGGTTTTTTGGAGCGGGCGTCTTCACCCGCTTCGGTTTTTTGGAGCGGGAAACGGGATTTGAACCCGCGACTTCAACCTTGGCAAGGTTGCACTCTACCGCTGAGTTATTCCCGCGCGTGTTGTTTCTTATAATACAAACCCCTCCCCGATGTCAAGACGGAAAAGGTGGGGGGTATCCCCAGGGCACAACGCAAAAAAACCGGAGGAGACCCGGATAATCTCCCCCGGCATCCAGCAGGCAAGCCAGCTACCCTGCATCTTCATTCACAGTCGAAGGGCTTTCCTCCCCCCCTGTCGCCCCGGCCCCTTTCAGCGGGCCTTTTCCACTTGTTCGACAGGTGTATGATATGATGTCTCCTGTCATTTTTCTGTAAAATGGGCTACATTCGTGCTAGTTTTTATGGGATGAAGACAAGGAAAGCCCAAGACGAAGCATCCCTGCCCTATTTTTCCGATTCACCGTATGTCACCGACAATGTCGGCAAGTTCACGGATGAACTGGATACCCTCCTCGCCATCGGGCGCCTCAAACACTACAACCCCGGGCAGATCATATACCTGCAGGGTGAGGAGAGCACGAACTTCTACTTCGTCAGGGAGGGCAAGGTAAGGGTCAGCATCTTCAAGGAGAATGGTTCGGAGAAGATACTCGCGATACAGGAGGACAACACCTTCTTCGGGGAAAGTGCCGCCTTCGACCGTTACCCCTATTTCGCCACGGCCACGGCCATGGAGGAATCGAGCATCTACGCCTTCGATATCGAAGAGACCGAAGCCCTTCTCAGGGTACACCCCGAGGTCTCGCTCCTTATCATCACCTCCATCATCAGGAAGCTCAGGCTTCTCGGTCTGCAGGTGGAGGGCCTTTCATTTCTCGACGCTCAGAAGCGGGTGGCCAGCATTCTCCTGAAGCTCATGCACGAGGTCGGCGAGCCCACGGCCAACGGCATCCTGATAAAGAAGCGGATCACCCACGAAGACCTCGCCAACATCACGGGGCTCTCAAGGGTAACGGTAACGAATGTCCTCAATTACCTGGACAGACTGAAACTCATCACGAAAGGACGCCTGAAGTACACGATCATCGATCGCGCCAGGCTCGAGTCCTTTGTTCGGTCGAAATGAACAGGGTGCCTCTCATATTTCGGGGTGTGCTATGCTCGCTTGCCCTGACGGCCGCCTGTCTCCTTCCTCCCGTGCCGGCGCACTGTACACGCCTGAAAACCGTCACCTTTGCAGCGACGAACACGGTGTGGGTCAGACAGTTCCAGCTCTTCACCGACGCGGTACATCGCGACAGCAGGGGAGAGACCCGTTTTCAGTTCGTGGGGGGGCCTGAGGCGATCCCGCCCTTTGAACAGATCGAGGCGATAAAGAAGGGCGTTGTGGACATCACCCTTCTACCCGCGGCCTATTTCGTGGCCCAGATGCCCGAAGCCGATGCCATGAAGCTTTCTCCCCATTCTCCCATGGAAGAACGAAAAAGAGGGATCTTCGCGTTCTACAGGGAACTGATGGAAAAACGTCTCGACGTCATCTATCTCGGGAAGATAACGGGGGGGATCAGGTATCATCTCTACCTGAGGAAACCTTTGAAAGGACCCGACCTCAGAGGTCTCAAGATCAGGGTAACCCCGATCTATGAGCCCTTCGTCAGGGCCCTTGGCGGGGTTGGGGTAACGACGGCCCCCGGGGAGGTTTACGTCGCTCTCGAAAGGGCCATTGTGGACGGTTTCGGCTGGCCGTCCATCGGTGTTCACGAGATGGGGTGGGAAGAGGTGGTCCGCTATGTTATCGACCCCGGCTTTTACCAGACCGACGTCTGCGTGCTCATGAACGGGAAGACATGGAATGGTCTTTCCGCCAGCGAAAAGAAGCTCATCGCCGGAGCCGTCGAGAAAGCGGAGCGGGAATCCTGTGACCTTTCCAGGAAACTGGCCCGCCAGGAAAGGCAGCTTCTGCTTTCCCGGGGGATACAGGTAATCGAGCTCAAGGACGGGGAAAGAGAACTCTACCTCGACACGGCCTACCGGGCAGGCTGGGAAAAGGTCATCGCAAAGAGTCCCGTCATCGGGGGACATCTCAAAAAGCTGATGGGGCGGTGATATGAGGCGTTTCCTTTCCGGGACCCTCAATGCCACGGCCGTATTCTCAGCCGCCTGCATCGCGTTCATTGCCCTTTCTATATCCTGCGAGGTCATAGCCAGGTATTTCCTGCACCGGCCCCTGCGGTGGACCGTAGAAATCTCGGAATACCTGCAGATCTACTTCGCTTTTCTCAGCGCCGCCTGGGTCCTGAGAAAAAAGGGGCACGTCAATCTGGATATCGTGGTGGGCCGACTCGGCCCCCGGAGCAGGAGGGCCCTCAGGGTCGCGACGGACATACTTGGCACCCTTGTGGCGGCAACGTTGTCCCTCTTCGCGGCAATCGTCGCATGGGAACAGTTCCTTCTCGGGACGCCCGTGATCAAGTCGCTGGAAGTGCCGAAGTGGATCGTCATTGCACCCATATCCGTCGGCATGTTCCTTGTCGCGGTCGAATCCTTCGTCGGGCTCGTCCACGACCTGCGAGGCAAAGACTGACGTGGAATGGTGGGCCATACTCCTCATTCTCTTCGGCGGCTTCATCGGCCTTCTGCTGACGGGTCTCCCCGTCGCCTTCGCCTTCTTTCTCATCAATATCGCCGGTGCCTGTTTCTTCATGGGGGGGACGGAGGGCGTCAAGCAACTCATCCTTAACATGTACAGTTCCCTCGCCAACTTCACCCTTACCCCCATACCCCTTTTTATCTTCATGGGAGAGGTGCTTTTCAGGTGCGGCATCGCGCGCGACGTTCTCAATACATTTGACAAATTTTTCGGCAGGATCCCCGGCAGACTCGGCATACTGGCCGTCGCCGCTTCCACGTTCTTCTCCGGTCTCACGGGTTCCGCCATCAGCAACACGGCCCTTCTGGGCTCGTCACTCATGCCGGAGATGCGCCAGAGGGGCTATGGCAAGCCGCTCATGATCGGCCCCATAATCGGAACGGGGGGGCTTGCCATGATGATCCCGCCAAGCGCGCTTGCCGTCGTGCTCGGTTCCGTGGCCCAGATATCCATATCGGGAATACTGATAGGGGGCATATTCCCGGGACTCATCATGGCATTTCTCTACGCGGCCTATATCATAGGCAGGACATTTCTCCAACCTTCCATAGCGCCGGATTACGAGGTCCCAAGATCGGACCCCGTGAGCATCGTGAAGGAAATCCTCCTGTACGTCATGCCCCTGACGAGCGTCATCGCCCTCGTTCTGGGCCCCATATACATGGGGATCGCCACGCCCACCGAGGCCGCCTCCCTGGGTTGCGTGGGGGCCCTGACGCTTTCCGTTGCATACAGGAAGCTGACCTTCTCCATACTCTCTGAAACCCTGGCAGCGACACTGAGAACAAGCTCCATGATCTTCCTCATAATAGCCGGTTCCGTGGGGTACAGCCAGATCATCTCTTTCAGCGGTGCCGGAGCGGGCCTCATCTCCGCCGTCGTCTCCCTCAACCTGCCCGACGCCCTTCTCATCACGATCATGCTGTCCATGCTGCTCCTCCTCGGCTGTTTCATGGACCAGATAGCGATGATGATGGTAACGGTCCCACTCTTCATACCCATCGTCTACCAGGCGAACATCGATCCCCTCTGGTTCGGGATCATGATGCTCATCGCCCTCGATATCGGTTTCACCTCTCCGCCCTTCGGTCTTCTGCTTTTCGTGATGAAAGGGATAACTTCGGACGATGTCAGCATGATGGACATTTACAGCGCGGCCATTCCCTTCATCGCCTGCAATCTCTTCACCCTCGCCCTCATCCTCGCTTTTCCCCAGATAGTGATGGTCTTTTTGAAATAGGGAGAGAAGAATAACCAAACCTCCATTCACCAAAGAATGACCAATAGCCACAATGACACAGGCGGTCCGTTCTGCCCTGACCTTTGTTCAATTGGTTATTGGTGAATTGGTCATTATCTTTTTCATCGGTCATTGGGATTTGGTCATTGGTCATTTTTGTTTCCCTGGATCGCTCCGGAGGGTCAGCATGACCGTTGCCGCGGGCCTATTCCGGACAGATGCGGGTCATTCCTTCTCTCGATCTGCTTATCGGTCAACCTCTTCCAGAAGCCTCATCACCGCCTGGTTCCATCCCTCCGGTCCTTCTCCTCTGGCCCGTTCGAAACCCTCCGCCGCGAGGACGTTGTCGTAGCCGCCGCCGTGTCTTTCGACAATGACCGGATGGTCGACAGACCGGAGCATCGGCAGGTCGTTGGGGCTGTCCCCCAGGGCCATCGTCATGACCTCACCATATTCTCCGCGGAACATCCCGGTGAGGATGGAAACAGCCTTTCCCTTGTCGCTTTCACCCAGGATATGATAGAAGGATCCCCGCGTGACCCTGAAGCCCTTCCTTTCTATGGAGGCTGTCAGTTTTTCCGCCGTCACCGGTCCACCGCCAAGGAGAAAAGGCTCGTCGAATTCCCGCTTTCCCGCCATGACCGCCTCGTCAAGGGGCAAACCCGTTGCGGCGGCGACCTCTTCGGCGGTCATGTCCCCGAAACCGCGGACGTCGAATCCTTCCTCGCGGAGCTCCCCGAGGGCCCTGCGCAGGTCCCGGTACCTCGCGCCGAGGCGAAGGACGAGGTACGGCCCCTCATTGTCCTGTTCGGGCGTGACCGGGGATACCATGTCCGCCCGGAAATACCCGCGGGGCACAAAGACCGCGCCTCCGTTCTCGGAGATGAAAGGGTCGCCATTGTCCAGCTTTGCGCGGTAGTGCCCTATCTCGGCCCGCGTCTTGCTGGAACAGATCACCACGGGGATATTCCGCACCCTGAGCATTTCGAGCGCGGGCAGGGCCGCGTCGAAGGAATAGGTCCGCGCGTGGAGGAGGGTTCCGTCAAGGTCCGTGAAAACCACTATCCTTTTCACCGGTTCACCATTTTTCCGGCATCGCAGCCTGAGGGCGTCCGGCACACGGAAACCTGCAGTCTTTCTTTGTAACGTGATATCATAATTATGATATGCTACCATAAGGTAGTTTCAAAATAGTGTAAAATAGTTGACAGATTTTAGTCTGCTTCTCGGATAGAGTGCTAGACTACATTCCAGGAGGTGAGCATGGCTGATTTTTACCAGACAGGCGTAGTCCCCACACTGCACAGACTCGGAAAGGACAATCTGGAGGAGATAGAATCACGGCTCACGCGATACGCGCAGGACAGGCCGATCGCGCTCGTCCTCCCCTCGCTCTACAGTGAACTCGCCGGCGCAGCTCTTTCCCGGATCGTTGAAGAACTGAAACAGGTGCGGTATGTCAAGGAAATCGTCGTGACCCTGGGTCCCGCATCGGAGAGCGAGTTCCAGAACGCCCGGCGTTTCTTCTCCGCCCTCCCCCAGAAAGTGTGCGTCATATGGAACAACGGCAGGAGAATGAAGAAACTGTACCGGGCGATCGAGGGGGAAGACCTCCCCACCGGCCTCGAGGGCAAGGGCCGTTCCGTGTGGATGGCCTACGGGTACGTTCTGGCGCGGAGGGAATTCAACGCCATCGCCCTCCACGATTGCGACATCCTCACCTATTCGCGCGACATGCTCGCGAGGCTCTGCTACCCGGTCACGAACCCCAGCCTCGATTATGATTTCTGCAAGGGCTTTTACACCAGGGTCACGGACAAGATGCACGGCAGGGTTACCCGGCTCCTCGTGACACCCCTCATACGGGCCCTTGTCAAGATCATCGGATTTCACCCCCTCCTTGTCTTCTTCGACAGTTTCCGCTATATCCTGGCCGGCGAGTTCTCCATGGATGTGAACCTCGCCCGCATCAACAAGATCCCCGGCGACTGGGGCCTTGAGGTGGGAACGCTGGCCGAGGTCTACAAGAACACCTCCATTAACCGCGTCTGCCAGGTCGATATCGCCGAGAACTACGAACACAAGCACCAGGAGCTTTCCCCCGAAGATGCCTCGAAAGGCCTCAACAAGATGTGTGTGGACATCTGCAAGTCCATATTTCGGACACTCGCCTCGGAGGGGATAGTCTTTTCCGACGGCTTCTTCAAAACCCTCTTCGCCACATACGCCCGTACCGCGCAGGACCACCTGAAGCGGTACGAGGATGACGCCTCCATCAACGGCCTGCGTTTCGACCGTCACGAAGAGAGCCTCTCGGTAGAGACCTTCACCAAGGGCATCAAGACGGCCGCTGAGGTGATCACGAAAGACCCCTTAGGCGTTCCGCTCATCTCGAGCTGGGACAGGGTGACGGCGGCGTTGCCCGACATACTCGACAGGATACGGGAGTCGGTAGATGAGGATAACAGGTAGCGAAGAACACGCGGCCGGCCCTTATGAAGGCCGGCGGGAGGAAAGATGCGCTTTCTCATACTGATCGCCTGCATTGTCATCGTTGTGGCCGTTTTCTCCAGCCAGAACTCACAGCCCGTCTCCCTCTCCTTCTTCGCCTGGACCTTTCAGGCATCGCTGGCCATCGTGGTCTTTCTCTCGGTCATATGCGGCCTGATTGTTGGTGTCCTGGCATCCTTCCTCCTGCGCAGGACAAAGAAACGGAAGACGGTGACCGGGAAAGAACCGGGAACGATTCCCGGGTCTCCGGGCACGACAGGGTCATGATCCCGGGTCTCCGGGACGGTTTTGAAGGACCGTCCGCACAGGTGAGGTAAAGCCTATGGCAGAACACGAAGAACTGGAACGTCCTTTCGACTTCAGGCAGTGCGTGAGCATCATAAGGTCGACGGGGGAAAAAGCGGGAGACCTGAAGGAATTGCGGGAGATAATCGCCAGGGTTAGCGATGATTCCATATTCCATCACACCTACCAGTATTTCCTGAAGGAGCACATCCTGGAGTACACGAACGACTTCGCGCAATGGGCCGGAGAAAGCCTGGAGGAGAGGGCGCTGGCCGAGCAGCTGTCGAACATCGACCCCTATTCCTTCGAGTCCATCGCGGACCTTCGCGGGTCCCTCACCGGGGTGATCGATTCCTACCTCGAAAGGTTCCCGGAACCGCGCTACGCCCTTCCGGGAGACGAGTTCTTCTTCAACGAGACGGTCACCTTCGTCTTTCCTGTCGGGGTCTACGCGAAGAACCTGGCGGAGTTCTTTCTTGCCATGAGATTCGTGGACAGCGGCTGTATCTACTACCATTTTTACGAGGCACGTATGCGCATCCCCGGCGGTACGGACGACTTCTCCCGCTGGGTCGATGAGGCCCTCGGCAAGAGGGAACTGGCGGAAAGGATCCGGGCCATCGACCCCTTCATGCACAGCACGGAGGAGATACGAACGCATATCTCCGATATCATCATGGAAGAAGTGAGCCGGGACATGGAAAAGGTGGAGGTGCATCCGTGATAGAATCCTACACCGGTATCGCGCCAAGGGGCGATCTCCTGCTTCTTCGGAAGCTGGCGGACAATCTCGCGGGAAAGACCTTTCTCCATGTCAACTCCACCCGTGAGGGAGGAGGGGTAGCGGAGATCCTCCAGAGAATGATCCCCATCATGTCAAGTCTCGGGATCAACGCCCGCTGGGAAATCATAACGGGCGACGAAAGATTCTTCGACACGACGAAGAAGGTGCACAACGCCCTTCAGGGATACACGGAATTCATCGATGACCGGATGTGGGAACACCATCTCGAGATCAACGAAAAGAACGCCGCCGGTATGGACCTCGATGCCGACGCGGTTCTGATACACGACCCTCAGCCTATTCCCCTTGTCACCTTCCGGAAGGAAGGCGTCTGGATCTGGCGATGCCACATAGATGTCTCCAATCCCCAGAGGGATGTGTTCAACAGGATAGGGAGTTACGCCACGAGGTTCGATGCGGCGATCTATTCAGTCGCCCGTTTCGCGGGCGCCCTCGGCATCAACGAGTTCATCATACCTCCGTCGATCGATCCCCTGTCCGAGAAGAACAGGCAACTCAGCGATGAAGAGATCAACGATACGGCGCAGAGGCTCGGCATCCCCCGGGACCGGCCTGTCATCCTGCAGGTATCCCGCTTCGACAGGTTCAAGGACCCAACCGGTGTTATCATGGCCTACCGCATGGTCAAGAAATATAACGACTGTGTCCTGGTGCTGGCCGGCAGCCCCGCGACGGATGACCCCGAAGGCGCCGAGGTACTGGAAGAGGTCCGGCAGTTCGCCTCAGACGATCCCGACATCCACATCCTCCTCCTTCCCCCCTTCAGCGATAAGGACATCAACGCCCTGCAAACCATGGCCAGCGTCATCCTGCAGAAATCGCTCAAGGAGGGTTTCGGCCTCACGGTCGCGGAAGGCATGTGGAAAGGCAAACCCGTCATCGGAGGCGCGGCGGGGGGCATACCCCTCCAGATAGTCCACGGTGTGACGGGCTTCCTCGTCCACTCCATCGAGGGATGCGCCTTCAGGATGCGTCAGCTTCTCAACAATACGGAGATGGCCGCCGGTATGGGTGAGCGGGCCCGCGAGTTCGTCCGTCAGAATTTCCTCATAACGAGACAGGTGCGGGACTACCTGGCGGTGTGGTACACGCTCCTCACGAAGAAGAAAAGCCTCGTGGAGTTGTAGAAGGCAGACCGCGGGCCGCACGTCACGGTCCTCTGCTATACTGGTGAAAGATGAGAACACTCAACAGGACATGCGCCCCGGCGCGTCTCGGAGCCATGCCGTCCGCGGACGGATCGACATCCTTCCGGGTGTGGGCACCCCTTGCGCGAACGGTGTCGGTGGACATGATCGAGGGCCCCGGCGTGAGACGGGAACCCCTCGCGCCCGCCGGGGGAGATTATTTCGAAGGAAAGGTGCGCGGAGCCGGCTGCGGTGATCTTTACCGGTTTGTCATCGACGGCGGTCCTGCGTTTCCCGATCCCGCATCCCGGTCGCAACCGGAGGGGGTCCACGGTCCTTCGCAGATCGTCGACCATGCTTCGTTTCGATGGAGCGACGGTGGATGGCAGGGCCGCGGTCTGGAAGAATACATCATATACGAGCTCCACGTGGGTACCTTTACGGAAGAGGGGACCTTCGAGGCCATCGTTCCCTGTCTCGACTATTTCAGGGACCTCGGTGTCAACGCCATCGAGCTCATGCCCGTCAGCCAGTTCCCTGGCAGCCGGAACTGGGGATACGACGGCACTTACCCCTTCGCCCCCCACAATACGTACGGAGGGCCCCGTGGGCTCAAGACCCTGGTGAACGCCTGTCACGAACAGGACCTGGCCGTCATTCTCGATGTCGTCTACAACCATATCGGTCCCGAAGGCAATTACCTGGCAAACTTCGGACCCTATTTTACGGACCGCTATCGGACCCCGTGGGGCGATGCCCTCAATTTTGACGGTCCCTTCAGCGATGAGGTGCGCACGTATTTCATCAGGAACGCCCTCGACTGGTTCGTCGACTACCACATAGACGCCCTCAGACTGGATGCCATTCACGGAATATTCGACTTCAGCGCCCGGACCTTTCTTGAGGAACTCTCCGGGACCGTGGCCTCGGCACTCTCCGGCGATCCTCCCGCCTATCTCATCGCCGAGAGCGACCTCAATGATATAAGGGTCATAACACCCCGGGAGAGTGGCGGCATCGGCCTTGACGCCCAGTGGAATGACGATTTCCACCACGCTCTCCACACCCTTCTGACGGGGGAGAAACAGGGCTATTACGAGGATTTCGGCGATATCGGGGACCTGGCGAAGTCCTTCGCCGAGGGGTACGTCTACACGGGCGAGTTCTCCTCATACCGTGGGAGGAGACATGGAAGCCCGTCGAAACACAGGCCGGCCGCACAATTCGTCGTGTTCTCACAGAACCACGACCAGGCGGGCAACAGGCCCGGCGGGGACCGCCTCGCCTCCCTGGTGGGTCACGACAGGCTTAAGGTCGCCGCCACGGCGGTCCTCATGTCACCCTTCATCCCTCTTCTGTTCATGGGCGAAGAGTACGGCGAGACCACCCCGTTCCTGTATTTCGTGAGCCACAGCGACGAAAGGCTCATCGAGGCCGTAAGGACAGGCAGATCGCGCGAGTTCGCCTGGTTCCCGTCCGGCAAAGAGATACCGGATCCACAAGGGGAGGAAACATTCCTCCTGTCAAGGGTCCACAGGGAGTCTCGCCTCGAAAAGGCCCGTCACGCGCTTTATGGGTTCTACCGGCATCTGATAACGCTCAGGCGTTCGCTCACGCCCTGGCGGATGACAGAGGGCCGGCCCCTGGTCAAATGCTGGCCCGACAGGAGATCCCTTTCCGTCATGGTCCCCCTTTCAGGGAGCGATGTCGCTCTCTTCTTCAACTTCAGCGAGAAGGGCGTATCCATTGAATCGCCGCTCCATGAAGGCTCGTGGGCCGTGATCGCCGACACCCTTTCGCCCCGCTGGGGCGGAAGTGGCGAGAAAGCGCCGGACCGCATGACCGGGGAACACGGGGCAGTCCTTTCGCTGGGCCCGCTCAACGCCGTCGTTTACAGGAGAGAAGAATGATGGGAGATGAGGTGAGCTAGCCATGGAAAGACCCGTCTTTCGAAACCTGCGGATACCTCTCGCGACCTACCGGGTCCAGTTCAACCGGCATTTTCGGTTCACCGACGCGGTGAAGGTGGTCCCCTATCTGAAAGAACTTGGCATCACCGACATCTATGCGTCTCCCTATCTTGCCGCCCGCCCCGGCAGCCTTCACGGATACGATA includes the following:
- a CDS encoding glycosyl transferase; translation: MADFYQTGVVPTLHRLGKDNLEEIESRLTRYAQDRPIALVLPSLYSELAGAALSRIVEELKQVRYVKEIVVTLGPASESEFQNARRFFSALPQKVCVIWNNGRRMKKLYRAIEGEDLPTGLEGKGRSVWMAYGYVLARREFNAIALHDCDILTYSRDMLARLCYPVTNPSLDYDFCKGFYTRVTDKMHGRVTRLLVTPLIRALVKIIGFHPLLVFFDSFRYILAGEFSMDVNLARINKIPGDWGLEVGTLAEVYKNTSINRVCQVDIAENYEHKHQELSPEDASKGLNKMCVDICKSIFRTLASEGIVFSDGFFKTLFATYARTAQDHLKRYEDDASINGLRFDRHEESLSVETFTKGIKTAAEVITKDPLGVPLISSWDRVTAALPDILDRIRESVDEDNR
- a CDS encoding LapA family protein, translated to MRFLILIACIVIVVAVFSSQNSQPVSLSFFAWTFQASLAIVVFLSVICGLIVGVLASFLLRRTKKRKTVTGKEPGTIPGSPGTTGS
- a CDS encoding glycosyltransferase, producing the protein MIESYTGIAPRGDLLLLRKLADNLAGKTFLHVNSTREGGGVAEILQRMIPIMSSLGINARWEIITGDERFFDTTKKVHNALQGYTEFIDDRMWEHHLEINEKNAAGMDLDADAVLIHDPQPIPLVTFRKEGVWIWRCHIDVSNPQRDVFNRIGSYATRFDAAIYSVARFAGALGINEFIIPPSIDPLSEKNRQLSDEEINDTAQRLGIPRDRPVILQVSRFDRFKDPTGVIMAYRMVKKYNDCVLVLAGSPATDDPEGAEVLEEVRQFASDDPDIHILLLPPFSDKDINALQTMASVILQKSLKEGFGLTVAEGMWKGKPVIGGAAGGIPLQIVHGVTGFLVHSIEGCAFRMRQLLNNTEMAAGMGERAREFVRQNFLITRQVRDYLAVWYTLLTKKKSLVEL
- the treZ gene encoding malto-oligosyltrehalose trehalohydrolase: MRTLNRTCAPARLGAMPSADGSTSFRVWAPLARTVSVDMIEGPGVRREPLAPAGGDYFEGKVRGAGCGDLYRFVIDGGPAFPDPASRSQPEGVHGPSQIVDHASFRWSDGGWQGRGLEEYIIYELHVGTFTEEGTFEAIVPCLDYFRDLGVNAIELMPVSQFPGSRNWGYDGTYPFAPHNTYGGPRGLKTLVNACHEQDLAVILDVVYNHIGPEGNYLANFGPYFTDRYRTPWGDALNFDGPFSDEVRTYFIRNALDWFVDYHIDALRLDAIHGIFDFSARTFLEELSGTVASALSGDPPAYLIAESDLNDIRVITPRESGGIGLDAQWNDDFHHALHTLLTGEKQGYYEDFGDIGDLAKSFAEGYVYTGEFSSYRGRRHGSPSKHRPAAQFVVFSQNHDQAGNRPGGDRLASLVGHDRLKVAATAVLMSPFIPLLFMGEEYGETTPFLYFVSHSDERLIEAVRTGRSREFAWFPSGKEIPDPQGEETFLLSRVHRESRLEKARHALYGFYRHLITLRRSLTPWRMTEGRPLVKCWPDRRSLSVMVPLSGSDVALFFNFSEKGVSIESPLHEGSWAVIADTLSPRWGGSGEKAPDRMTGEHGAVLSLGPLNAVVYRREE